Proteins from a genomic interval of Clostridium sp. M62/1:
- a CDS encoding cysteine-rich VLP domain-containing protein, producing the protein MSDNLPHMDYRQHRRARRLVHECCNYDEGNCLLLDDGEPCVCVQSISFSLMCHWFRVAVLPLDGELAAALLCRGSRKRCAVCGAAFVPKSNRGKYCPDCAGRMKKIKAAERKRKQRQRCHALEPFKPA; encoded by the coding sequence ATGAGCGATAACCTGCCCCACATGGACTACCGCCAGCACCGGCGGGCGCGGCGGCTGGTACATGAGTGCTGTAACTACGATGAGGGGAACTGCCTGCTATTGGACGACGGGGAGCCTTGCGTGTGCGTCCAGAGCATTTCCTTTTCCCTCATGTGCCACTGGTTCCGTGTGGCTGTCCTGCCCCTTGACGGGGAGCTGGCCGCAGCCCTCTTGTGCCGGGGAAGCCGGAAACGGTGTGCCGTCTGCGGGGCGGCCTTTGTCCCCAAATCCAACCGGGGAAAATACTGCCCCGACTGCGCCGGGCGCATGAAGAAAATCAAAGCCGCCGAGAGAAAGCGGAAACAAAGGCAGAGATGTCACGCTTTAGAGCCTTTCAAACCCGCATAA
- a CDS encoding replication initiator protein A, with product MRDNTPKSTRTQGGDPIADYIRADTRLPAYLPYPRFLLKMEISQTAKLLYSLLLDRSTLSQKNKWLDDEGRIYIIYPIAEIAEILDKGSTTIKGALNELDTAGLLERERGGFSAPNRLYVKVPPVPQVQFSDQLMAGSPPLIEPENRPTDGQKTDLMMVGKPSPNQTTINNLTESQTKGVSGGPSAPYGRYGNIFLSQTEYDELQAEYPDRLERFIEEMSRYLAANGKSYQNYAAALRIWAGNDKKEAPKKGIPDYSCKEGESL from the coding sequence ATGCGTGACAATACGCCAAAATCAACCCGAACACAGGGAGGTGATCCTATCGCTGATTATATCAGGGCAGACACGCGGCTGCCCGCCTATCTGCCGTATCCCCGTTTCCTGCTGAAAATGGAGATTTCACAGACCGCCAAGCTGCTGTATTCGCTGCTGTTAGACCGTTCCACCCTCTCCCAGAAAAACAAGTGGCTGGACGACGAGGGCAGGATTTATATTATCTATCCCATCGCGGAGATAGCAGAAATACTGGATAAAGGCAGCACCACCATCAAGGGGGCGCTTAATGAACTGGACACGGCGGGGCTGTTGGAACGGGAACGGGGCGGCTTCTCCGCACCGAACCGGCTTTATGTCAAAGTACCGCCAGTGCCACAGGTACAGTTTTCAGACCAACTGATGGCCGGAAGTCCGCCCCTCATAGAGCCGGAAAACCGTCCTACTGATGGTCAGAAAACCGACCTTATGATGGTCGGAAAACCGTCCCCTAACCAAACTACTATAAACAACCTTACAGAGAGCCAAACAAAGGGAGTGAGTGGGGGGCCGTCCGCGCCCTATGGCCGATATGGAAATATTTTTCTGTCACAGACCGAATACGACGAGTTGCAGGCAGAGTACCCTGACAGGCTGGAACGGTTCATCGAGGAAATGAGCCGCTACCTTGCCGCCAACGGGAAAAGCTACCAGAACTATGCCGCCGCCCTGCGGATATGGGCGGGGAACGACAAAAAGGAAGCCCCTAAAAAGGGCATACCAGACTACTCATGCAAGGAGGGCGAGAGTTTATGA
- a CDS encoding ATP-binding protein — MKNEINAVLENMTTTIPEPEDYTGEDGLLYCGKCRKPKEAYFAPDKAAIFGRDRHPAECDCQRTAREEREAAEKRRRHLDTVEELKRRGFTDPTMRDWTFENDNGRNPQTGLARRYVEHWEDMRTDNIGCLFWGGVGTGKSYLAGCIANALMEKEIPVRMTNFALILNDLAASFEGRNEYISRLCRYPLLILDDFGMERGTEYGLEQVFNVIDSRYRSGKPLIVTTNLTLDDLHNPEDTAHSRIYDRLLSMCVPVRFTGDNFRQETAKRKMESMKKLITD; from the coding sequence ATGAAGAATGAAATCAACGCGGTTTTGGAGAATATGACGACCACCATCCCGGAGCCGGAGGACTACACCGGCGAGGACGGTTTACTGTACTGCGGCAAGTGCCGCAAGCCGAAAGAAGCCTATTTTGCGCCGGATAAGGCCGCTATCTTCGGGCGCGACCGCCACCCGGCAGAGTGCGACTGCCAGAGAACCGCCCGCGAGGAACGGGAAGCCGCCGAAAAGCGGCGCAGACACCTTGACACCGTGGAAGAACTGAAACGCCGGGGCTTTACCGACCCCACCATGCGGGACTGGACTTTCGAGAACGACAACGGCAGGAACCCGCAGACCGGGCTTGCCCGCCGGTATGTGGAGCATTGGGAAGATATGCGGACAGACAATATCGGCTGCCTGTTCTGGGGCGGCGTAGGCACCGGCAAAAGCTACCTTGCAGGCTGTATCGCAAACGCCCTCATGGAGAAAGAAATCCCCGTCCGCATGACGAACTTTGCTCTTATCCTCAATGACCTTGCCGCCAGCTTTGAGGGGCGCAACGAGTACATTTCCCGCCTTTGTCGTTATCCGCTGCTGATCCTTGACGACTTCGGCATGGAACGCGGGACGGAATACGGGCTGGAACAGGTGTTCAATGTGATTGACAGCCGTTACCGCAGCGGCAAGCCGCTGATCGTCACGACCAACCTTACGCTGGACGACCTGCACAACCCGGAGGACACCGCCCATTCCCGGATTTATGACCGCCTGCTTTCCATGTGCGTCCCGGTACGCTTTACCGGCGACAACTTCCGGCAGGAAACCGCCAAGCGGAAAATGGAGAGCATGAAGAAACTGATTACCGACTGA
- a CDS encoding transposon-encoded TnpW family protein, with translation MADNKQHDTRTTRRPDCVTEIRMGNSVLVVSGYFKKDTTTTAADKMARVLEAEAAATQEPTYPA, from the coding sequence ATGGCAGATAACAAGCAGCACGACACCCGCACCACCCGCCGCCCTGACTGTGTGACGGAAATCCGCATGGGCAATTCCGTCCTTGTCGTGTCCGGCTATTTCAAGAAAGACACCACAACCACAGCCGCCGACAAAATGGCGCGGGTACTGGAAGCGGAAGCCGCTGCTACACAGGAGCCGACTTATCCGGCGTGA
- a CDS encoding immunity 22 family protein → MRQIEQLDISYTTRENRCSVFVGVCKSQELFEQYWEKDYDLLHNEYIGFEMGVDFGINTYDEDFAIMIWRKNLTAKIDELVEDAEIFDIDALKRLHPDGLDRPYNAIIVLDRVSYDGSIQEVQNETFGYFKFLGVFDSLQ, encoded by the coding sequence ATGAGGCAAATTGAACAATTAGATATTAGTTATACAACACGGGAAAATCGCTGTTCGGTTTTTGTTGGTGTTTGTAAATCGCAGGAACTGTTTGAACAATATTGGGAAAAGGATTATGACCTTTTACATAATGAGTATATAGGTTTTGAAATGGGTGTTGATTTTGGTATCAATACCTATGATGAAGATTTTGCTATTATGATATGGCGAAAAAACTTGACTGCCAAAATAGATGAGCTTGTTGAAGATGCGGAAATTTTTGACATTGATGCATTAAAAAGACTGCATCCTGACGGATTAGACAGGCCCTATAATGCAATAATCGTTTTGGACAGAGTAAGTTATGATGGCTCAATTCAAGAAGTACAAAATGAAACTTTTGGCTATTTCAAGTTTTTGGGGGTATTTGATAGCTTGCAATAA
- a CDS encoding helix-turn-helix domain-containing protein: MELSIQERLKDLRVERGLTLEQLAEQTHLSKSALGSYEAEDFKDISHYALIKLAKFYGVTADYLLGLSQTKNHPNADLADLHLSDDMIELLKSERVDNSLLCELTAHPDFPRLMADLEIYVNGIAGKQVQSANAIVDAVSATIMKQYNPGLSDPQLRQLIAAHIDDDSFCRYVIQQDINKIALDLREAHKEDFFSVPEDNPLEDFLQAAEAASTPGSDPEQAAMAFICKRLKLNYGKLSEEERKWLKKIAQKSDLLKNPKPQRGRK; the protein is encoded by the coding sequence ATGGAACTATCCATACAAGAGCGATTGAAAGACCTGCGTGTGGAGCGTGGGCTGACGCTGGAACAACTTGCGGAGCAGACGCACCTCTCCAAGTCTGCGCTGGGTAGCTATGAAGCGGAGGACTTCAAGGACATCAGCCACTATGCCCTTATCAAGCTGGCAAAGTTTTATGGCGTGACCGCCGATTATCTGCTGGGGCTGTCCCAAACAAAAAATCACCCAAACGCCGATCTTGCAGACCTGCATCTGAGTGATGATATGATTGAACTATTAAAAAGTGAGCGGGTGGATAATTCCCTCTTGTGTGAGCTGACAGCGCACCCGGATTTTCCCCGGCTCATGGCTGACCTTGAAATCTATGTGAACGGTATCGCTGGCAAACAAGTGCAGAGTGCAAACGCCATTGTAGACGCTGTAAGCGCAACCATTATGAAGCAGTACAATCCCGGCTTGTCCGACCCGCAGTTACGACAGCTTATCGCCGCCCATATTGACGATGACAGCTTTTGCCGCTATGTGATACAGCAGGACATAAACAAGATAGCTCTTGACCTGCGGGAAGCACATAAGGAAGATTTTTTCAGTGTCCCGGAGGACAATCCACTGGAAGATTTTTTGCAAGCCGCAGAAGCAGCGTCCACTCCGGGCAGCGACCCGGAACAGGCTGCGATGGCGTTTATCTGTAAACGGCTCAAGCTGAACTATGGGAAGCTGTCGGAGGAAGAAAGAAAGTGGCTGAAAAAGATTGCACAGAAGTCGGACTTGCTCAAAAATCCAAAGCCGCAACGAGGTAGAAAGTAA
- a CDS encoding suppressor of fused domain protein produces the protein MTKEEFLIRIKEDENYSPGWQAIDDAFEKLYPGQTPDHFGTILTSRAMMGGDEYLDGFSIYNSPKGYKHLVTYGMTVLYGDEDAFGGEWNGWGYEMTMKLKEHDTESCMWVVDMMSNLARYTYTTNRFFEANQYIKGNGTSLHIGANSSITALLLVNDTEAKPQMSVYGKTEFIQLVGITESELQAIIADRNNIPKLIACMEADGNTDLVTDMRRSKSYF, from the coding sequence ATGACAAAGGAAGAATTTTTAATTCGTATAAAAGAAGATGAAAATTACTCACCTGGCTGGCAAGCTATTGATGACGCCTTTGAGAAACTTTATCCAGGGCAAACCCCAGACCATTTTGGGACAATTCTGACTTCAAGAGCAATGATGGGCGGAGATGAATATTTAGACGGATTTTCCATATACAATTCTCCGAAAGGTTACAAGCATTTGGTTACTTATGGAATGACAGTTCTTTACGGTGACGAGGATGCTTTTGGTGGCGAATGGAACGGCTGGGGTTATGAAATGACTATGAAGCTGAAAGAGCATGACACAGAAAGTTGTATGTGGGTGGTTGATATGATGTCTAATTTGGCAAGATATACATATACAACTAACCGTTTTTTTGAAGCAAATCAATACATTAAAGGCAATGGAACCTCCTTGCACATCGGCGCAAATTCTTCAATTACTGCACTTTTATTGGTAAACGATACAGAAGCGAAACCGCAGATGTCTGTGTATGGAAAGACAGAATTTATTCAGCTTGTCGGAATAACTGAATCGGAACTTCAGGCAATTATTGCGGATCGCAATAACATTCCCAAGTTGATTGCCTGCATGGAAGCAGACGGTAATACGGATTTGGTTACAGATATGAGAAGAAGCAAGTCCTATTTCTAA
- a CDS encoding cysteine-rich VLP domain-containing protein, translating into MRENTYKRLPPIERKPDGSLYRMTPAQRKQANALIRRECCCYEDGNCMLLDDGDIHTCPQTISFSVCCKWFRWSVLPQIGTLETEIFRDTELKRCVVCGGVFVPKSNRAKYCLDCAAVVHRRQKTESERKRRSCVDS; encoded by the coding sequence ATGAGAGAGAACACATATAAACGACTGCCACCCATAGAGCGCAAGCCGGACGGTTCCCTTTACCGCATGACACCGGCACAGAGGAAACAGGCAAACGCCCTGATCCGCCGGGAGTGCTGCTGTTATGAGGACGGGAACTGTATGCTCCTTGACGATGGGGACATTCACACCTGCCCCCAGACCATTTCTTTCTCGGTCTGCTGCAAGTGGTTCCGCTGGTCGGTCTTGCCGCAAATCGGGACGCTGGAAACAGAGATTTTCCGGGATACGGAGCTAAAACGCTGTGTTGTCTGCGGCGGGGTGTTCGTCCCAAAGTCCAACCGGGCGAAATACTGTCTCGATTGTGCCGCCGTAGTTCACAGGCGGCAGAAAACAGAAAGTGAACGGAAAAGGAGGTCTTGTGTGGACAGTTAG
- a CDS encoding replication initiator protein A, with product MTNTIYIHQPEKAVSFTRLPNFLFEAPTFTPLSNEAKVLYAFILRRTDLSRKNGWADEYGRIYLYYPINEVVELLHCGRQKAVNTLRELQYAGLVEIQKQGCGKPNRIYPKSYEAVPNTDFKKSGYGTPED from the coding sequence ATGACAAACACCATTTATATCCATCAGCCGGAAAAGGCGGTCAGCTTTACCCGGCTTCCCAATTTCCTTTTTGAAGCCCCCACATTCACGCCCCTGTCCAACGAAGCAAAGGTACTGTATGCCTTTATCCTGCGCCGGACAGACCTGTCCCGGAAAAACGGCTGGGCGGACGAATATGGGCGCATTTACCTCTACTATCCCATCAACGAGGTAGTGGAGCTGCTCCACTGCGGGCGGCAGAAGGCGGTCAACACCCTGCGGGAACTGCAATATGCCGGACTGGTGGAAATCCAGAAGCAGGGCTGTGGAAAACCCAACCGCATTTACCCAAAATCCTACGAAGCGGTTCCAAACACCGACTTCAAGAAATCCGGTTATGGAACGCCGGAAGACTGA